The Klebsiella sp. RHBSTW-00484 genome includes a window with the following:
- a CDS encoding trypsin-like serine peptidase codes for MRRDVLLLLCSFCLFPALAQADDDGMSAKDIKTLFFGHDDRKPVNNPTDTPWDAIGQLETASGNLCTATLIAPNLALTAGHCLLTPPKGKPDKPVALRFISRKGGWVYEIHGIEGRVDPSLGKRLKADGDGWIVPSAAAPWDFGLIMLRYAPSGITPIPIFSGNKADLTAALKTAERKVTQSGYPEDHLDNLYTHEDCVVTGWAQTSVLSHQCDTLPGDSGSPLLLKTDAGWQVIAVQSSAPGPKDRWRADNRAISVTGFRDKLETLAAQ; via the coding sequence ATGCGTAGAGACGTACTGTTATTACTGTGTTCATTTTGTCTATTTCCCGCGCTAGCTCAGGCTGATGATGATGGCATGAGTGCAAAAGATATTAAGACGCTGTTTTTCGGTCATGATGATCGTAAACCGGTGAATAACCCCACAGATACACCGTGGGACGCTATCGGGCAACTGGAAACCGCCAGCGGCAACCTCTGCACCGCCACGCTGATTGCGCCCAATCTGGCGCTGACCGCCGGGCACTGCCTGCTTACGCCGCCCAAAGGCAAGCCGGATAAACCCGTCGCGCTGCGCTTCATCTCGCGTAAAGGGGGATGGGTGTATGAAATTCACGGTATTGAAGGCCGGGTTGACCCATCGCTGGGTAAACGGCTGAAGGCCGACGGCGATGGCTGGATAGTGCCCTCCGCGGCAGCACCGTGGGATTTTGGCCTTATCATGCTGCGCTATGCCCCCTCAGGAATTACGCCGATACCCATTTTTAGCGGCAATAAGGCCGATTTGACCGCCGCGCTGAAGACCGCTGAACGCAAAGTCACGCAGTCCGGCTATCCGGAAGATCATCTGGATAATCTCTACACTCATGAAGATTGTGTGGTGACCGGCTGGGCGCAGACCTCGGTGCTGTCGCATCAGTGCGACACCTTACCGGGCGATAGCGGTTCCCCGCTGCTGCTGAAAACCGACGCGGGTTGGCAGGTTATTGCGGTACAGAGTTCGGCTCCGGGACCTAAAGATCGCTGGCGGGCGGATAACCGAGCCATATCGGTGACCGGTTTTCGCGACAAACTGGAAACGCTGGCCGCCCAATAA
- a CDS encoding LysR substrate-binding domain-containing protein, whose product MSMPPLYALRAFETAARLGSFSKAAAALHVTPGAISRHVSTLEAWFECQLFFRHGPKVTVTDAGRQLAKALEESFSAIDRACQTLRRQAGKLRLKAPSTLTMRWLLDVLQQFRQQHQRPEVEMSSLWMDRDCVDFAQEPFDCAILLGDGNFGDDNVCSLLFAEWLIPLCAPGMQQKAQQDLATCTLIHPSTDRRDWRRWLQYCGQQQQPNISQGLVFDTLEQGTMAAMSGHGVSIGDLLLNLPAIRAGLLALPFSTAVATGEGYYLVWPKNTLNSQPIALLHDFLHQHVPEPLPDSITRLGQAPFYKT is encoded by the coding sequence ATGTCGATGCCGCCGCTCTACGCTCTGCGCGCCTTTGAAACCGCCGCGCGTCTTGGCTCATTTAGCAAGGCCGCCGCCGCGCTACACGTCACGCCCGGAGCCATCAGCCGCCATGTCAGCACCCTGGAAGCGTGGTTTGAGTGCCAGCTCTTTTTTCGCCATGGGCCAAAAGTCACGGTTACCGACGCAGGACGGCAGCTGGCGAAAGCATTAGAAGAGAGTTTCTCGGCGATTGACCGGGCCTGCCAGACCCTGCGCCGTCAGGCGGGAAAGCTACGGCTGAAAGCGCCGTCCACCCTCACCATGCGCTGGTTACTGGACGTTCTGCAACAGTTTCGCCAGCAGCATCAGCGCCCGGAAGTCGAAATGAGTAGCCTGTGGATGGATCGGGACTGCGTCGATTTCGCTCAAGAGCCGTTTGACTGCGCGATCCTGCTCGGCGACGGTAATTTTGGCGACGATAATGTCTGTAGTCTGCTGTTTGCCGAATGGCTCATCCCGCTTTGCGCACCGGGGATGCAACAAAAAGCCCAGCAGGACTTAGCCACCTGCACGCTGATTCACCCTTCGACCGATCGTCGGGACTGGCGGCGGTGGCTGCAATATTGCGGGCAACAACAACAGCCGAATATTAGTCAGGGCTTAGTTTTTGATACCCTGGAACAAGGCACCATGGCAGCCATGAGCGGCCATGGCGTCAGTATTGGCGATCTGCTGCTCAATCTACCCGCGATCCGCGCCGGACTGCTGGCGCTGCCTTTTTCGACAGCCGTTGCCACCGGCGAGGGATACTATCTGGTGTGGCCCAAAAACACGCTTAACTCACAGCCCATCGCATTGCTGCACGACTTTTTGCATCAGCATGTTCCCGAGCCTCTCCCTGACAGTATCACTCGCCTGGGGCAAGCGCCTTTTTACAAGACATGA
- the asr gene encoding acid resistance repetitive basic protein Asr, producing the protein MKKVLALVVAAAMGLSSVAFAADAATTTPAPAAATHSTTAKTTHHKKHHKAAAKPAAEQKAQAAKKHKKAEAKPAAAQKAQAAKKHKKAATKPVAQKAQAAKKHHKTTKHNTAKPAAQPAA; encoded by the coding sequence ATGAAAAAAGTATTAGCTCTGGTCGTTGCCGCTGCAATGGGTCTGTCTTCTGTTGCTTTCGCTGCCGATGCTGCCACCACCACTCCGGCTCCGGCTGCTGCAACCCACAGCACCACCGCGAAAACCACTCATCACAAAAAACACCACAAAGCCGCTGCCAAACCGGCCGCAGAGCAGAAAGCTCAGGCTGCTAAAAAACACAAAAAAGCAGAAGCCAAACCCGCTGCTGCCCAGAAAGCCCAGGCCGCTAAAAAACACAAAAAAGCCGCCACTAAACCTGTAGCTCAGAAAGCACAGGCAGCTAAAAAGCACCACAAAACGACCAAACACAACACCGCTAAACCTGCTGCACAACCGGCTGCTTAA
- a CDS encoding LysE family translocator — translation MDFSLLAAYCLTVLALIATPGPVVLLVTGAAAREGYASAVRTMVGGNLASLVLIAAAAAMLTGLVALDPRALTLLAIAGSLYIIKLALSMLRERAAPGSVSVKRSGVMAGFVTALSNPKDILFFAAFFPQFIHITASIGLSLGLLTMVWVIIDLSVLSLYILAIRRWLTAHYARKLTTVSALFLLFLALYGLGYNLWRLTVQ, via the coding sequence ATGGATTTTTCATTGCTTGCAGCCTACTGCCTGACGGTACTGGCGCTGATTGCCACGCCGGGGCCGGTGGTGTTATTGGTCACCGGAGCCGCGGCGCGCGAAGGGTATGCCAGCGCGGTACGCACAATGGTCGGGGGAAATCTGGCTTCGTTAGTATTGATTGCCGCGGCAGCCGCGATGCTGACGGGGCTGGTGGCGTTAGATCCACGAGCGTTGACGCTGCTGGCGATTGCCGGGTCGCTGTATATCATCAAGCTTGCGTTGAGTATGTTGCGCGAGAGAGCGGCACCAGGGAGCGTATCGGTGAAACGGAGCGGGGTGATGGCAGGGTTTGTGACGGCGCTAAGCAACCCGAAAGATATTCTCTTTTTTGCCGCTTTTTTTCCGCAGTTTATTCATATCACCGCCAGTATCGGTTTGAGTCTGGGGCTGTTGACAATGGTGTGGGTGATTATCGACCTGAGCGTACTGTCGCTCTATATTCTGGCGATTCGTCGCTGGTTAACGGCGCACTATGCGAGGAAGTTGACCACGGTGTCGGCGCTATTCTTGTTGTTTTTGGCCCTGTATGGCCTGGGCTATAACCTCTGGCGGCTAACGGTTCAATAG